In Candidatus Margulisiibacteriota bacterium, the genomic window GAGTGTAGCCCGCTCCAAATATTACAAGTGAAGCTCGATCCAGAGAATACGGAAGCTCAGGCTAATTTTTAACCGCTTTCAATAAATTTCCCGCGCTGGCTTTGTAAGTCACGACTGGGATTTTATTTTCCGCGCAAAAAGCGGCGGCCGCCGCGTCCATTTCCCGGTCGGTCTTGGCCGTGCATTTGAGGATTACTTCCGCATTAATTTCCGCCGCGCGCAAAGCCGCCGCCGCGTCCGTGGAAAAATACGGATTGCCCGTGCCGCCCGCGAAAATCACCGCGCGGCCTTTGTGCAGATGATGCAGGGCTTTTTTGCGAATATAGCCTTCCGCCACGGATTCCATAAAAATCGCCGTCTGCAAACGCGCCGGACAGCCCTGTTTTTCCAGAGCGTCATGCAAAGCCACACCATTCATGATCGTAGCCAGCATGCCAATATAGTCACCGGTCGCGCGGTCCATACCGTTGGCCGCCGCCGACACGCCGCGGAAAATATTGCCGCCGCCCAGCACCACGCCCACTTCCACGCCAAGGTCTACCACTTCGCCGATCTCCTGCGCCAGCTGTCCCGTGGCCGCCGGATCAATACCGTACTTGCGGCTGCCAGCCAGCAGCTCTCCGCTCAATTTCAGCAAAATCCGCTTGTATTTGGCGAACACTTTTCTCTCCTATCTATACTTGCTCAAGGCTTTGATATCCCGCATTAAATCACCAAACAATTTCGGCTTCAAACACTGTCCGCCGTCGCAGGCCGCTTTTTCGGGATTGCTATGCACTTCAATGATCAACCCGTCCGCGCCGGCCACGATCGCCGCTTTGCTCATCGCCGGTACATAATCCCAGTGCCCGACCGCGTGCGACGGATCAATGATAATTGGCAGATGCGACATTTTTTTGACAACCGGCACGGCGGAAAGATCCAGCGTGTTGCGCGTGTATTTCTCCATCGTGCGAATGCCGCGCTCGCAGAGCAGAACTCTGGTATTGCCGCCGGCTAAAATATATTCCGCCGACATCAGCCATTCTTCGATCGTGGCAGCCAAACCGCGTTTCAGCAAAATCGGCTTGTCGATCCTGCCCAGCTCTTTGAGCAGCGAAAAATTCTGCATATTGCGCGCGCCGATCTGAATGATGTCCACGTATTCGAGAAAAAGCGGAATGTCTTTGGTGTCCATCAATTCCGAAACGATAGGCAGTCCGGTTTCCTCACGGGCTTTGGCCAAAAGTTTCAAACCTTCCTCGCCCAGCCCTTGAAAAGCATAGGGCGAAGTGCGCGGTTTCCAGGCGCCGCCGCGCAGAACTTTGGCGCCAGCCGCTTTGACCGCCGTGGCGATCTCGCTCAGCATTTCCCAATTCTCCACAGTGCAGGGGCCAGCCATGACCACCGGCTCATTTTTGCCGCCGATCTTCAGGCCGTTATCCAGAGTGATCACCGTATCGTCGGGATGCATTTCCCGCGCCGCGCGTTTGTACGGCTTGGAAACATCGATGATCTCCGCCACATCCTTGATGCTCTCCAGGACGTTACGGTCTACTTTGGTTTTGTCGCCGATCAAGCCGATGACCGTGCGCTCTTCGCCCCGGCTGATCTGCGTTTTCAAACCAGCGTTTTCGACGAACTCTACCACCTGCTTGAGACTGTCCTCGCTGCTGCCGTGATCCATTACTATAATCATTTGTCTTTCTCCTTCAGCTAATATCGGTTAATTATATTATATTCTCAGGTAAATTGGCAGTTGCCAAACTTAACGGCCGTGCCGCTTAACGAAAATAAATTTCAGTTTGACAATGTGTGATATATAGGCTACAATACTAAAATGATCAAAATCGAGATCACCGAAGCATATAAAAAATGGTTTAACGGATTAAAAGATTTTAAGGCAAAAAATATTATCAATGTGCGACTGGACAGGATACGAGAAGGAAATTTTGGCGACCGCAAAACATTGGGCGGTGGTCTGTACGAAGTGCGGATACATTATGGCAATGGTTATCGTTTGTATTTTGTACATAAAGGCGAATATTGGGTATTGATTTTGTGCGGAGGAGAAAAATCAACACAAAGTAAAGATATTGAAAAGGCCAGAAAGTTTCTAAAGGAGGTAAAACAATAATGCTTAAAGTTTCAGAATGGAATTTAATGGATTATCTAAAAACAGAAAAAGATATACAAGGGTATTTAGAGGCGGCTTTTGCTGAAGACGATGCTCAATATATGGTGAGAGCATTAGGTAACGCAGCCAAAGCTCGTCGTCTGATGAGCAAAGCAGCTAAAAAAGCTGGCGTGGCAAGAGAAAGTCTATATCGTTCGCTATCCAAAACAGGTAAGCCGCAGTTTAGCACTGTGGTAAGTGTTATTCACTCGCTCGGCTACCGCCTTGCTCTAACGAGAGCATAAGCGACTTACTTGACCAGATCCGGCCGCAGAATTTCCGCGCCGGCCAGATATTGATGCTTGATTTTAGC contains:
- the aroF gene encoding 3-deoxy-7-phosphoheptulonate synthase; this translates as MIIVMDHGSSEDSLKQVVEFVENAGLKTQISRGEERTVIGLIGDKTKVDRNVLESIKDVAEIIDVSKPYKRAAREMHPDDTVITLDNGLKIGGKNEPVVMAGPCTVENWEMLSEIATAVKAAGAKVLRGGAWKPRTSPYAFQGLGEEGLKLLAKAREETGLPIVSELMDTKDIPLFLEYVDIIQIGARNMQNFSLLKELGRIDKPILLKRGLAATIEEWLMSAEYILAGGNTRVLLCERGIRTMEKYTRNTLDLSAVPVVKKMSHLPIIIDPSHAVGHWDYVPAMSKAAIVAGADGLIIEVHSNPEKAACDGGQCLKPKLFGDLMRDIKALSKYR
- a CDS encoding putative addiction module antidote protein, with the protein product MLKVSEWNLMDYLKTEKDIQGYLEAAFAEDDAQYMVRALGNAAKARRLMSKAAKKAGVARESLYRSLSKTGKPQFSTVVSVIHSLGYRLALTRA
- a CDS encoding type II toxin-antitoxin system RelE/ParE family toxin, coding for MIKIEITEAYKKWFNGLKDFKAKNIINVRLDRIREGNFGDRKTLGGGLYEVRIHYGNGYRLYFVHKGEYWVLILCGGEKSTQSKDIEKARKFLKEVKQ
- the pyrH gene encoding UMP kinase (Catalyzes the phosphorylation of UMP to UDP), producing the protein MFAKYKRILLKLSGELLAGSRKYGIDPAATGQLAQEIGEVVDLGVEVGVVLGGGNIFRGVSAAANGMDRATGDYIGMLATIMNGVALHDALEKQGCPARLQTAIFMESVAEGYIRKKALHHLHKGRAVIFAGGTGNPYFSTDAAAALRAAEINAEVILKCTAKTDREMDAAAAAFCAENKIPVVTYKASAGNLLKAVKN